A region of the Actinomycetota bacterium genome:
ACGTGCTGGTCACCGCGATCACGCCGACCCCGCTCGGGGAAGGCAAGTCGACGACCGCCGTGGGCCTCGCCCAGGGGCTCAACGCGATCGGTCGCAGGGCCGCAGTCAACATCCGGCAGCCCTCGCTCGGCCCGGTCTTCGGGATCAAGGGCGGGGCGGCCGGCGGCGGTTACAGCCAGGTCATCCCGATGGAGGACTTCAACCTCCACCTGACCGGCGACGTCC
Encoded here:
- a CDS encoding formate--tetrahydrofolate ligase yields the protein MSFPSDLEIARAVKPRPIVDVARELGILDDELELYGPTKAKVTMEAIRRLEAERPRGKYVLVTAITPTPLGEGKSTTAVGLAQGLNAIGRRAAVNIRQPSLGPVFGIKGGAAGGGYSQVIPMEDFNLHLTGDV